The following is a genomic window from Prevotella sp. E13-17.
TATGTATGCACGTTTTGCCATCACTCACAGTTTTTTGCCAAAAACTTCTCTCTATCTACGACAAAGCGCAGGTGGGTACCTTCGCCAAGAAGTGTATCACCACAATAGGCAGCCACCTTAAATGATATTTTGCGGCCATCCACATTTGTCACCTCTGCCTCGGCTCTTACCACATCACCAACCTTTGAAGGTTTTAGATGAGACGATGCTATATGTCCTCCGACAGTGGTGCTGCCTTCTGGCAGAGCATTCTTAACAGCCAACATTGCCGCATTCTCCATCAGCGCTATCATCATTGGTGTAGCCAACACTGGCATATCACCAGAGCCAATATTCACCGCAGTGACAGACTCTGTAACGGTCAGTTCACTGCTATGTTTCATCCCAATCTTTATCATATTTTCCTTTTAGGTTCAAAATACGATACAAAAGTAATGATTTTCCCCGAAAAACCGTCCGATTAACATCAAAAAGAAGAGTTTGATTCAAACATTGGTAGATTCGAATACATAACCGAAACCAGTACGACTGACAATGTTCTGAGCATAGGTGCCTAATTTCTTGCGCAGACGAGTGATGTTGACATTGACGGCACGATCGGTCACTACGACTCCCTCCCAAACGCTGTCCATCAGCTGCTGACGCGAGAACACCTTTCCCTGATTAGCCAACAACAGGCGGAGGAGTTCGAACTCCGTTGGAGTTAGACTTACAGGTTCTCCATCAACAGTGGTTGTTTTCTTATCAAGATTCAATTGTAATCCCTTATAATTAAGCAAGTGCTTGCCCAGACGAGCCTCAACGATGTTCATCGCATAGTCGCCAATTTTCTCACAATCGGCCACAATATCATTGAAGAGCGTCCCCAGAGCATAAGAATACTGATGCGAGTTGACACCCATCACTGTTGCCGTCTTCAATTGATTGCGCAACTCGTTGATATCGTTTTCGATGGCACGCGAGTCTTCTATTGAGATATCCTTACGACGACCGCTCACCACCACAATCATCTGAGCAATAGCTTCATTGACGTATCTAAACATATCATGCAGTCGCACATATTGCTCAGCTGTAAAGTCCTCCTTATGGTCACGCAGATGATTCACTGTGCGTGCTATCTTATAACAGGCATCACCAATAGATTCCAGTTCGCCTATCTGACGCAGCATCACACGAGTCTTTTCTTTTGTATCATCCGAGAGGTGTTCATTGCCCACTTGTTCCAGATAGTTGGCAATCTCTATTTCCATGTTATCGGCTATCGTTTCATATCGCTCTATACGGGCATACTGGCTCTCAAACTCCTTTTTGTCTCGCTCATCAACCAGCGCACATATCATGCCAAACATGCGGTGCATACGTTCAGCAAAATGCACGGTCTCTTTTTGGGCCTGCAGCACAGCAATCTCAGGCGTCTGTATCACGCCACCACTGATAAAGTGAAGCGTGGTTGGTAGCTTTTCAGCGCTCTGTTTTTCAGGCAGCAGTCGGCACACAAGGCGCTCCATCTGTGGTATCAATCCAATCAGCAGGGCTGTATTGAGCACATTGAAACAGGTGTGAAACATGGCTAATACGACGGGAATACGCTCCGCTTGTCCCGCCGCTGACGGATTATACCCAACCAACGAGCACACCATATCGGTAAAGGGATAGAACACGACCAGCACCCACATGACGCCAAACACATTGAACAACAGATGAGCCAGCGCCGCACGACGTGCCTCAGTACCTGCACCCAGCGCTGCCAAATTGGCCGTTGCCGTAGTTCCAATATTCTCACCCATTACCAACGCAATTCCCATGTATATGGGCAGTACGCCTGTTGAACAAAGCAGAATAGTGATAGCCATCACTGCTGCCGACGACTGTACAACACAAGTGATAACAGTACCCGCTACCAGGAAAGTCAGAATGGTGAGGTAGCTGCCAGTATCAAACGAGGCAAAGAAGTTGACCACATCAGCATTATGAGCCAAATCCATATCGCGCCCCACACTGCTCAACAGCACCAGCGACCAAAATAGGAATCCTAATCCGAAAAGCAGATCACCCACCACGCGATGTCGCTTTTTATAGATAAGCACCATACCAACGAGAAAGGCAGGGAACACCACCACCGTCAAATCAAGATTATATCCCAGCGACATAATCCACGCTGTAAGTGTGGTACCAATGTTGGCACCCATGATGACCGATATGGCTTGTGCCAACGTGAGTAGTCCGGCAGACACGAAAGAAACAGTCATCACCGTTGTTGCCGATGATGACTGTACGGCACAGGTCACCATCGTACCTGTCAGCATACCCATAAAACGATTGCTCGTCATGCGAGCCAATATATGCCGCAAACTTGGTCCTGCCAGTTTCTGCAGTGCATCACTCATGGTCTTCATGCCATAGATGAGCAGTGCCAACGAACCTAGCAACCTAAAAAACAATTCTACATTCATAATAGTTATGATAAGATATTTATTATTTCGCCACAAAGATACAAAAACAATATTATATGCGCTATAATATGTTGGTTACAATTTGGCTACAAATTACAAAGCAATACTTTTCTTGTTTTTTATTCTACGTTATTTTGGGGTTTGCATTTTAAATCGTATCTTTGCAAAATGAGTTCAATCCGTTTGCTCGCTAAAACAGCAACATCACTCACCTAAACAAAAAGAAAGAATATGAAAAGCTTTAAATCTGCAGCGTGGCTATTGCCACAACCCGTACTGATTATCGGCACCTACGACAAAGATGGCAGACCCAATGCTATGAATGCAGCTTGGGGCGGCCAGTGGGACATGAAAGAGATTATGATTTCTTTGGGCTCTCACCAGACAACAGACAATCTGGCAAAAAATCCCGAATTTACCGTTACTTTCGCCACCACCCAAACCATGGTTGCATCTGATTATGTCGGAATCACGAGTGGAAGGAACACACCCGACAAAATGGATCGAACGGGATGGACCATTGAGAAGGCGCCCAATGTTAACGCACCCATTTTCAAGGAATTTCCCTTGACGCTGGAATGCCGTGTGAAACAAAAGATTGACGAGAGCGAGACGGGCTATTTCTTGATAGCCGACATCGTGAATATCCTTTGCGACGAGAACTATCTGGCTGAAGACGGTAAGCCCGACGTTGAAAAGATGCGCCTCATCACCTACGACCCCGTTCACCACAACTACATCCAACTTGGCAGCCCCGTTGGCAAGGAACTGAAATAAGAGTATGATAGACCACGAATTACATGCACTTGAAGGCATCAAGGAAACTGCCATCAGGATGGCTCTGCATTGTGGCAAACTACAACTTGAGTCTTTCCGTTCCAATAACATCGGAATAGACACCAAGAGCAATGTTTACGATGTCGTGACAAAGGTGGACAAAGCCTGCGAAGACTATCTGCTCGCAGAGATCTCACGTCTCTACCCCACTCATTCCGTCATTGGCGAAGAGACTGGCCAGCACCTGCATGCTGACAGCGAGTGGGCCTGGGTGGTTGATCCGCTCGATGGCACAAACAGCTACTCACAGGGCCTACCCGTTTTTTGCGTCAGCATAGGTGTCACTTTTAAGGGCGAATGCGTTGTTGGCGTGGTCTATGCCCCATATCTCGACGAGCTATACACTGCCATTAAGGGCGAAGGTGCATGGTATGGGACGGCAGACAACGCAAAAGCCAACAGATTACACGTTTCCACCAAGCATTCTCTTCAAGAATGCGTCGTGGCATCTGGTTTCCCCTATGACAAAGCTACCCACCCCATCAACAACATCCGCGAGGCGAGTATCATCATTCCTCAAGTGCGCGGTTTCCGCAGAATGGGCAGTGCGGCCTACGATCTCTGTTGCACCGCCATGGGGACCATTGATGCCTACTGGGAGTATAACCTCAACCTATGGGATGTCTGTGCTGGGCAGCTCATCGTCAGCGAAGCTGGAGGCTTGGTTGTACCCCTTTGCGAGAATCGTAAAATCAGCATCATCGCTGGTCCCGAGAACTTAGTGCAACTACTTAAAGAAGTATTGGCATCCTGACCCTTCTCTGTTCTTAAACGATGCGGTGTCGGTCCTTATTTGTTATGAGCAAGGACCGACACCGCATCGTTTCTATATGACGAGGCTTAAAGTTTAGAAAAATGGCGATGCAGAAAGTAATTGAGCGTTGCCAAAAACAAGAAACAAAAAGCTATGCCAGGCACCATGCTGAAACCTTCTGACTCCTGAACCATGGCGCGACATCCCCGCAGCAATGCTTCACCATAAAAATAGATAATACCACCAATACCAAGCAGACAGCAGACTGCAATTGTCACGGCGGCAGTCACCCTCTCCTGCCGTTCGCGCACCCTTTGTTCTTGTTGTATTCTGCGCATCGTGGTATATGCGAAATTAGAAGGCAGGTGCAAGGGTTCTTGCTCTGCTTTCTGTCGCAATGCTTCGTGTAGTGCCCTGTCTGTCATTGTTTCTCTGTTTTTTTGATGATTAGATATAGTTTCTTGCGGATGCGGAAAAGCCGTGTAGCGATATTGCCCTGTTCGAGTCCCAGGATATAGGCGATGTCGCGTATGGGCTTTTCGTCGTAATAATATAGGTTGACGAGGGTTTGCTCGTCGGGCGTCAGTTGGGCGCAGGCGTCGCGGAGCTGCTCTACGCGCGAATTATCGTCCAGCAGTCGGTCGATATCCGTATCGCTGATGTCTGGGCGCTCGTCTATGCTGATGTATTTCATCTTCCGCTTGCGCAGCCAGCTGACGGTGAGGTTATAGGCTATACGACACAGCCATGTGTGAAACGCTGCCTCGCCCGTATAGGTATCCAATCGGTCGAAGGCACGGACGAAGGCATCCTGCACCAGTTCCTCAGCATCCTGTTGCTGGGGCACCAGTCGCACCACGAGCCGGAACACCTCCTGTCCGTAGCGCGTCAGGAAATAGCCGTAATCCTCGGCGTGTCCGTCGAGGATACGGGCTATCAGTTGCTTTTCGTCTGCCTGCTGCATCAGATTTGGGTGTCGTCGTTCTTCTTGTCCTCAGACTGTTCTGCCCTACGCTCTGAATAGTATGATATCAACAAGCCTAAGCCTCCAAAGAAACTAATGCAAGACACATAGATGATGCCGCTTATATGGTCAATAAAACGATAATCACATAGGTTAGCGGCATCTCCTTGGGCTATTATCAGATTGAGAAAGAAGCCTACAAAGAATCCCAAGCCCACTCCCATCAGAAGCCATGCAAAGCGCAGAGCTGTAAACTTATTGCCGCTGTTGTAGAGTTTGATACCCTTGAAATCGACGTTTGATATCTCCGTCAGTTTACTGATGAGCGTCAGTCGTTCGCGCTTGCGCACAAACAGTTCTACCACTTTGTAAATAGTGCCGAACACGATCAGGCAGTTCAGCGGAATCATAATCCAATCCATAGCTTTTTCGTTTAATTGTTGTTACAAATGTTTCGTTTCTCTATCCTTATATACGCAACATCAGAGGCAAATATTACAAACCAGAAAAACTTTTTTCGTACTATACGGTTGAAAATTCGAGGACTCCGTAGGCGCTCCCCTCCCATGTAGGGGAGGGGTCGGGGGTGGGGTCAGTGTTGTTCTAACTGCAAAGAAGTTACAGCCCCCCTGCCCCTCCCCTTCTTGCGTCCCTTCGGTAGCAAGCGAGCAGAGCTCGAGCGGAAGGGAGGGGCGCTTTTACTCTCATCGTTGAGTGTTGCGCCGAAAGGCACACCACCTCTCACCTCTCACTTCTCACCTTTCACTTCTCAAAAAAGGTCAACTTTTCAAAAAACAGGCGCTGCGAGGTTAAAAATCACTAATTCCGATTGACTTTTGGTGGTTTTGACAGTCGTATCTGTATATTTGCATTCGATTTTTATGTTTAATCAATAAAAACTGAACGATTATGAAGAAGAACATGATGATGGTTGCAGCCGTGGCTGCCATACTGCTGAGCAGCTGTGCCAGCAAAAAGGAACTGATGAGCTGTCGCGACGAAAACAAGTCGCTGTCAACCAATCTGCAGAACACACGCGAGGATCTGGCAGGAAAGAACGCCCGCATCACCTCGCTCGAGGAACAGATCAAGAATCAGCAGAAGGCACTGGACGAACAGAAGGCTGCCTACGCCAAGTTGCAGGCTTCGCTGGACAAGAGTCTCTCTAACGCTTCGCAGAACAACGTATCTATCGATAAGCTCGTAGATCAGATCAACGAGTCAAACCAGTATATCCGCCACCTGGT
Proteins encoded in this region:
- a CDS encoding thioesterase family protein, whose translation is MIKIGMKHSSELTVTESVTAVNIGSGDMPVLATPMMIALMENAAMLAVKNALPEGSTTVGGHIASSHLKPSKVGDVVRAEAEVTNVDGRKISFKVAAYCGDTLLGEGTHLRFVVDREKFLAKNCE
- a CDS encoding winged helix-turn-helix domain-containing protein: MNIVEARLGKHLLNYKGLQLNLDKKTTTVDGEPVSLTPTEFELLRLLLANQGKVFSRQQLMDSVWEGVVVTDRAVNVNITRLRKKLGTYAQNIVSRTGFGYVFESTNV
- a CDS encoding flavin reductase family protein; the protein is MKSFKSAAWLLPQPVLIIGTYDKDGRPNAMNAAWGGQWDMKEIMISLGSHQTTDNLAKNPEFTVTFATTQTMVASDYVGITSGRNTPDKMDRTGWTIEKAPNVNAPIFKEFPLTLECRVKQKIDESETGYFLIADIVNILCDENYLAEDGKPDVEKMRLITYDPVHHNYIQLGSPVGKELK
- a CDS encoding inositol monophosphatase family protein, which gives rise to MIDHELHALEGIKETAIRMALHCGKLQLESFRSNNIGIDTKSNVYDVVTKVDKACEDYLLAEISRLYPTHSVIGEETGQHLHADSEWAWVVDPLDGTNSYSQGLPVFCVSIGVTFKGECVVGVVYAPYLDELYTAIKGEGAWYGTADNAKANRLHVSTKHSLQECVVASGFPYDKATHPINNIREASIIIPQVRGFRRMGSAAYDLCCTAMGTIDAYWEYNLNLWDVCAGQLIVSEAGGLVVPLCENRKISIIAGPENLVQLLKEVLAS
- a CDS encoding RNA polymerase sigma factor, giving the protein MQQADEKQLIARILDGHAEDYGYFLTRYGQEVFRLVVRLVPQQQDAEELVQDAFVRAFDRLDTYTGEAAFHTWLCRIAYNLTVSWLRKRKMKYISIDERPDISDTDIDRLLDDNSRVEQLRDACAQLTPDEQTLVNLYYYDEKPIRDIAYILGLEQGNIATRLFRIRKKLYLIIKKTEKQ
- a CDS encoding DUF6249 domain-containing protein, which translates into the protein MDWIMIPLNCLIVFGTIYKVVELFVRKRERLTLISKLTEISNVDFKGIKLYNSGNKFTALRFAWLLMGVGLGFFVGFFLNLIIAQGDAANLCDYRFIDHISGIIYVSCISFFGGLGLLISYYSERRAEQSEDKKNDDTQI